TCCCGGCCCCGCACGACGCTGTACGGCGAGGTGCCCGAGGAGCGGCAGCAGGCCGCCGCCGTCTCCGACGGGCACCTGCCGGAGCTGCTGCCGCTGGTGGACTGAGCTGTTCGACGGGGGCCGGTACGATGATCCGACCCCCGTTCGACGGGGATCCTTAGCCGAGGAGATGCGTGCCGTGCCAGCCCCGAAGGTCTGGGTGACGGGTCTGACCGTGGGGGCGGTCGCCGCTGTCGTCGTCCTGGCCGTACAGGCCGACAAGGGAACCAAGCCGAGCGTGGCCCTCACCAGCAGGCCCAGCGTGTCGGCGTCCCCCAGCGCGTCCGCGCGGCCCGAACCCTCCGCGACCGCCGTCCCGGACGCCTCCGGCACCGGCCGCCGGATCGTCTACTCCCTCGGCGAGAAGCGGGTGTGGCTGGTCGACGCGAGCGAGGCGGCCCGGCGCAGCTTCGCGGTGTGGCCGGGGACGGTCGACCCGGCCCCCGGCAGCTACTCGGTCTCACTGCGCCGCGGCGACCCGCAGACCGGTTCGGACGGCGTGCGGGTCGAGCACATCGTCTACTTCACCGCGGTGGACGGCGTCAGCATCGGCTTCTCCAACGCGGTGGACGGCTCCTCGCCCCCGCCCGCCAACGGCGCACAGACCGGCGGTATCCGCATGAAGGCCGCGGACGGCTCGGCACTGTGGACGTTCGGCGAGACGGGGACGAAGGTCGTCGTCGTCAACTAGCGCTGCGGTCCGGCAGGTTGACCACCAGCAGGACGACACCGCTGAACACGAACACCCGCAGGGCCGCGTCCAGCCCGTTCCAGGTGTCCGACTGCCACATGGAGAACCACTCGCCGCCGATCGCGATGAACCCGGCGCCGAACAGCACCATCAGCATGAGCAGACCGTAGGTGGAGAACCGCCGGGCGGCCTGGTCGTCCCGGCGCACCCACAGATACGTGCCGTAGATCAGCACGAGCGCGGCCAGCGTCTCCCAGACGATGATCGCGACGTACGCGGTGTTCTGAAGTCCCTTGCTGGTGACGGCTCTCCACATCAGGTCGTCGTCCTTGAACGTCGTGTCCATCGCGAGAACATGCTGCACGAACGCCTGGTTCGTCCCGAAGTCCGTGATGTTCCCGAACGCGACGAGCGCGATGTACAACGCGACGCTCGCGGTGAGCAGGGTGGCCGAGAGGTGGAGTGCGCTGCGTGTGGTGCGTGGGGGTGTCGATGCCATGGAGGTCATCTTCCCTGTGCGGGGCGGTGTGTTCCAGATCGCTTGGGCCAGAATGAGAGCCGGACGGGCCGTGACGAGGGGACGGACGCATGACGCAGGCGGAGCCGTCGGCGCAGGAGCTGATCCTGCGGCGCACACGGGCCGGATTCGTGGGCCGCGAGGCCGAACGGACCGCGTTCCTGCGGAACTTCGACATCCCGCCCGGCGATCCCCGGCACCGCTTCCGCTTCCATGTGCACGGCAGCGCGGGCATCGGAAAGACGTCCCTGGTCGAGGAGCTGGCCCATCTCGCCCGTGAACGCGGTGCCTTGACGGCCTACGTCGACGACGGCATCGGCAGCGTGCCGGAGGCGATGGAGGCGCTGTGCCGTGAATTCGCCGACCGGCGTCGGCGGTTCAAGGATCTGGAGCGGCGCCTGGCGGCCTGGCGGGACCGGCGGCGCGAGGCGGAGGCCGCCCTCGCCGCGCTCGCGCCGGACAGTGCGCAGGAGACGGCAGCGCCGTCGACCGGCAGCAGGATGGCGGTGGACCTCGGCCTCGGCGCCCTGGAGACCGCCCTGCCCGGAGCGGGTCTCGTCACCCGTGCCCTTCCCGCCGACCGGCTCGCCCAGGGCGCCGACCGGCTGCGGGCCGGCCTCGGCGCCCGCTTCCGCAACCCCGACGACGTGGACCTGGTCCTCGCCCCGGAGCGGGTCCTCACCCCGGTCCTGCTCGACGAACTGCGGGCCGCCGCCGGCGCCGTACCGTGGATCGTCCTGTTCTTCGACACCTACGAGCGGACCGGCCCCTTCCTCGACCCGTGGCTCCACGACGTCCTCACCAAGCCGCGGGAGCACGGGCGGCTGCCCGCCGCGTTCGTCGTCGTCACCGCGGGGCAGCGGCCCCTGGACGCCTCCCGCTGGGCCGGCCTGGACGCGGTGGCGGAGATGCCGCTCGCCCCGTTCACCGAGGCGGAGGCGCGTCGGCTGCTCGCCGCGCGGGGCGTCGTGGCGGAGCCGGTCGTCGAGGAGGTGCTGCGCCTGACGGGCGGCCTCCCGGTCCTCGTGTCGACCCTCGCGGCCAGGCGGCCCGACGGCCCGGACAACGTGACCGATCCGAGTGCCACGGCGGTGGAACGGTTCCTGAAGCCGGAACCGGAGGCCCGCCGCAAGGTCGCCAGGGCCTGCGCGCTGCCGAGACGGCTCGACGCGGACGTCTTCCGGCTGCTCGTCCCCGCCCCGGAGGCCGAACTCGACGAGCTGTACGCGTGGTTGACGGGGCTCCCGTTCGTCGGGCAGCGCGGTGAGCGGCTCCAGTACCACGACGTCGTACGCGCGCAGATGCTGCGACTGGAGCGGCTCAGGTCCCGCACCGACTGGACGAGCCGGCACCGGCGGCTCGCGCAGGCGTACACCGAATGGCGCGAGGATGCCGAGTTCGGGCGCCGCACCGAGGAGTTGTGGGCGGACGAGGAGTGGTGGGAGCTGCGCCTGGAGGAGGTCTACCACCTGCTGTGCGCCCGCCCGCCCGCGGCGCTCGCCGAGGCGCTGCGCGGTTTCGTCGTGGCCGGCCGCGAGGACGAGGTCGTCGCCCGGCGCTGGGCCCGGATGCTGGAGGAGGCGGGCGACGCGACGGACCACGCCGTACTGCGGGAGTGGGGGCGGTCGCTGGGCGCGGCACTCTCCGAGGGGGATGCCGGGCAGTCGGGGGCGGCGCTCTCTGGCGGGGGCAGCGGGCAGTCGGGGGCGGCGCTCGCCGACGAGGACACCGGGCTCGGCACCGCGCTGGACCTGCTCCTGACCCGCCCCGGGCTCGACCCGGCCGGGCGGGCGGAGGCGCACGCGCTGCGCGGCCGGGAGCTGCGCCGGCGCCAGGAGTACCGGCAGGCCCTCCAGGAGTACGACCGCGCGATCGAGCTGGATCCGCTGCAACCCCTGGCCCACTACGGCCGGGGCCTGACCCACCAGTTGCTGGACGACTACCCGGCGGCCCTGACCGCGCTCGACCGGGCCGTCGAACTGGCCCCCGACGCGGCGTGGATCCTCGCCGAGCGGGCCGAGACCTACCGTCTGGCGTCCCGTTTCGAGGAGGCGGACGCCGACTACACCCGCGCCCTCGCCCTCGACCCCACCGACGACGTCGCCCTGGCCGGTCGGGCGGCGGCCCGGCACGGACTGGGCAGGCTCGACGAGTCGCTCGCCGACTTCGACCGCGCGCTGGGCATCGATCCGGAGTACCTCTGGGCGCTCGTGCGCAGGGCCCGGCTGCACCGCACGCGCGGTGACCTGGACAAGGCCTACGCCGACCTCGACCGGGCGGCCGCGCTCGCGCCCGACCGGGCCTGGATCGCCTCGGAACGCGGGGACGCCTACCGGATCGACGGGCGGTACGAGGAGGCCGTAGCGGAGCTGGCGCGCGCGGTCCAGCTGGAGCCGGGCTACACGTCGGCGCTGGCGAGCCGCGGGCAGGCACTGAACGAACTCGGCCGCCGCGAGGAGGCGTTGGCCGACTTCGACCGGGCTCTCGCGCTGGTCCCCGACTACGCCTGGGCGCTGGTGATGAGATCCCGCGTCAAGCGCGCGCTGAACGACCGGGACGGCGTCGTCGAGGACCTGCGCCGGGCCGTCGCGGCCGAACCGGACGTCGACTGGATCCTGAACGAACTGGCCACCGAGTACCGGGTGAAGGGCCGCCACGAGGAGGCGTCGGCCCTGTTCCACACGGTCCTGTCCCGCAACCCCGACGACGAGGTCGCCCTGGCCGGCCTCGGCGCGATCCACCACGCCCGCAAGTCCTACGCCGAGGCCCTCCACCATCTGGACCGGGCCCTGGCCGCCGACCCCGAGTACGCGTGGGCCCACGGCCGCCGCGGCCGGGTGTGCCTGGCGATCGGCCGCACCGAACAGGCCCTGGCGGACCTGGACCGCTGTGTCGCGCTGGATCCGGAGATGACCTGGGAGCGGCGGACGGCGATCGAACTGCTCGAGTACCTCGGGCGGTGGGAGGAGGCGGAGGAGCGGCTGGCGGCGGCGTCCGACGCGGACCTCGACGACCTGCGTGCCGAGCTCCACCGCCACCACGGCCGGTGGGCGCAGGCCCGCGCGCTCGCCGAGCGGGTGCGGGCGACGGATCCCGTCGTCGGCACCTTCCAGCTGGCCATGACGGTCCACCGCTCCGAGGGGCCGGCCGCCGCCGCACCCCTCTGGCGCGACCTGTCCCGCCTGGCCGAGCAGGACCCCGGCATGACCCCCCTGTCACGCGCCCAGGCCCACTGCTTCCTGGGCTGCGCGCTCGGCGACTGGGCCGAGGCCGACCGGGGCGCGTCCGAACTCCTCGCCCTGGACCCGGAATGGGACGACCTCGCCACCGTGACCGACATCCTCACCGAGTTCGGCACGAGCCCTGACGCGGACCATGCCCGACTCGGCACTCTCCTGGCGGCGATGACCGACGCCCGTGACGCGATGCGGACCCGCCACGCGTAGGGCCCCTCAGGAGGGGTTCGCGTCCGCTTCCCTCGAGTCGTAGGCCCGCCGGGCCTCCTCCACCCGCTCCAGGTTCGGTGACCACTGCGCCAGCGTCGCGAACAAGGGGGCCAGGCTGCGGCCCAGTTCGGTGATCTCGTACTCCACCCGGGGCGGAACCTCCGCGTGGTAGGTGCGGTGGACCAGGCCGTCGCGTTCCAGCTGGCGCAGGCGCTGGGTCAGCACCTTGGGGGTGATGGTGGCGATCCGCCGCTGGAGTTCCACGAAGCGCTGACGGCCGTACTCGTGGAGGGTCCACAGGACCGGGGTGGTCCAGCGGCTGAAGACGATGTCGACCACGGGGGCGATGGGACAGGCGTTCTCGGGTGTGGTCTCCGTCACATCAGGCCTCTCGTCCATTACTTTCCTCTAGGTACCCACTGTCTTCCCGATAGTAGCGTCGCCGTGTGTTCACAGGAACCTCGGAAAAGGGGAGCGACATGATCGTGGTGACCGGTGCTACGGGGAACGTCGGACGGCCGCTGGTGCGGGCGCTGCTCGCGGCGGGGGAGACGGTGACGGCCGTGTCCCGGCGCACTCCGGACGAGCTCCCGGCCGGGGTACGGCATCACCGGGCCGACCTCGCCGCACCCCGGACGCTCAAACCCGCGCTCGACGGCGCGGAGTCCCTCTTCCTCCTGACCTCCGGCGACTTCATGGCCGCGGGCGGAGACCTCGGGCAGGTCCTCGAAGTCGTCCGGGCCGCGGGTGTCCGGCGGGTGGTCCTGCTGTCCTCGCAAGGGGTCGGCACCGGCGACCACCCGTCAGCACCGGAGGACGCGGTACGGCGGTCGGGGCTCGGCTGGACCATGCTGCGGCCCGGCGGCTTCCACTCCAACACCCTCCAGTGGGCCGGCCGGGTGCGCGCCGAGCGGACGGTGACGGCACCCTTCGGGGACGTCGCGCTGCCGACCGTCGATCCGGACGACATCGCCGAGATGGCCGCCGTAGCCCTGCGGGATCCCGAACACGCCGGGCTCGTCCACGAGTTGACCGGGCCCGCCCCGGTCTCACCCCGGCAGCAGACCGCCGCGATCGGGGACGCGCTGGGCGAACCCGTGCGGTTCGTCGAGCAGAGCCGGGCCGAGGCCAGGGCGGAGATGACCCGGTTCATGCCGGAGCCCGTCGCGGACGCCACCCTCGACATCCTCGGCGACCCGTCCGAGGGGCTGCGGCGGGTCAGCCCCGACATCGAGCGGGTCCTCGGACGCCCGCCCCGCTCGTTCGCGGACTGGGCGACCCGCAACGCCTCCGCCTTCCGGTGAGGACGGCCCGGCAAGGGCGGCGCGCCTTCCGGCCGTGGCGGCCCGGCAGGGGCGGCGCGCCTTTCGGTCATAGTCCCGCATACCCAATCGCCCCCTGAACCCCGCACCCCCCTTCGATTACAGTGCAGGACGTCGTACACACGGACGGTCGCGGAGGGGGGAGGGGCTCGTGGGGGCGAACGCCGTCGTCTGGGGGCGTGCCGAGCAGCAGGACTTTCGTAGCCGGGTGCGCGGGACGCTCCTCGGGGTGGCCGTCGGCGACGCGCTGGGCGCACCCGTCGACTCGCTCGGGCTGGACGAGATCCGTGAGGCGTACGGCGCCGAGGGGCTCGTGGACCTCGGGTTCGGGTACGGCAGACGCGGGGCCGTCACCCACCTCACCCAGCTCACCCTCTTCACCGTGGACGGGCTCATCCGCGCCCAGGTGCGCCGGGACACCGGGGCCTGGCACCCGCCCACCGACCTGCACCGGGCGTATCTGCGCTGGGCCGCCACCCAGCGGGACTGGGGACCCGACGAGCGGCGCAAGGACGACGGCTGGCTGGCCCGGGAGGAGTGGCTGTACGCCCGCCGCGACCCGACCCGGTCCCTGCTGATCGGGTTCGGCGACGACACCATGGGGACGCTGGAGTCGCCCAAGAACCCGAACGAACTCGGTCCCGAGGCCACCGCCCGCTCGGCCCCCTTCGGGCTGCTCGTCGGATGGGAGCCGCAGCTCGTCGTACAGCTGGCGGTGGAGTGCGCCGCACAGACCCACGGGCACCCCGTCGCCTATCTGTCGGCGGGCGCGTACGCCGTGATCGTGCACGCGCTGGCCCTCGGCGACAGTCTGGACGGGGCCGTGCAGCGGGCGCTCGCGCTGCTGGCCGCGCGGCCCGGGCACGAGCCCGTGTCGGACGCGCTCCAGCACGCGCTGGGCGCCGTACGGCAGGGGATGCCCACCCCGGCGCGGGTGGAGGAGCTCGCCGCGGACGGCTCGGCGGACGGGCTGCTGTCGGCGGCCGTGTACTGCGCGCTGGTCGGGGAGGACGTACGCCAGGGCCTGTGCCTCGCCGTCAACCACGACGGCCCCTCCGCCGCGGCCGGCGCCCTCACCGGCGGCCTGCTCGGCGCCCTGCACGGCGAGACGGCCCTCCCCCCGGCCTGGCTGGCCGAACTGGAGGGCCGTCCCACGATGCTGGAACTGGCCGACGACTTCGCGATGGAAATGACCCAGGGCCCGGCCCTGCACGGCCCGGCGGGGGCTTCTGCGGGGTGGCTGGCGCGCTACCCGAGGGGGTAGCGCGCTCCCCGAGGGGCTAGTGCGTCAGTCGCGTGCCGACGTACCGATCACGTCGTCCACCCCGCCCGCCGGAGTCGGGATCGCCGCGGCCGCCGCTCCCTCCCCGTCCCCGTCGGTGTTGATCTTCTCGATGATCGCGAGCCGTTCCGGGGTGTCCTCGGGTTTGATGAAGCCGACCAGGATGTACAGGACCAGGGACACGGCGAGCGGGATCGAGACCTGGTACTGGAGGGGGACGCCGCCGGAGACGCGGTCGTTGATCGGGTAGTTGACCAGGTAGAAGGCGAGCAGGCCCATCGACCAGCTGGTGAGTGCAGCGGTCGGGCCGGAGCGGCGGAACGGCCGCAGCAGGCCGAGCATCATCGGGATCGCCATCGGGCCCATCAGCCCGGCCACCCACTTGATGACGACGGTGATGATGTCCTTGAACGTGGGGGAGTTGACCTGGGTCGCCGCCGCCATGGACAGACCGAGGAAGACGACGGTGGTGATCCGGGCGACCCGCAGGCCCTGTCCCTGGCTCCAGCTGCGTGCCCGGCGCCACACGACCGGCGCGCAGTCCCGGGTGAACACGGCCGCGATCGCGTTGGCGTCGGAGGAGCACATCGCCATGGTGTGCGAGAAGAAGCCGACGATGACCAGGCCCAACAGGCCGTGCGGCAGCAGCTGTTCGGTCATCAGGCCGTAGGAGTCGGAGCCGTCCGGCTTCTGCGCATCGACCAGCAGCGGCGACATCCACATGGGGAAGAACAGCACGAGGGGCCACACCAGCCACAGCACCGCCGACAGCCGCGCGGACCGCTCCGCCTCCTTCGCGCTCGCCGTGGCCATGTAGCGCTGGGCCTGGTTGAGCATGCCGCCGTTGTACTCGAAGAGCTTGATGAAGAGGAAGGCGAGCAGGAAGACCGTCCCGTACGGCCCGACCAACGGCTCGCCGTGGCCCTGGAGTTCGGGCTCGTCCCAGGCGCCGAGGAACCCGATGCCCTTGTCGTTGAGCTTGAGGACCACGGCGATGAACATCGCGACACCGGCGAGGAGTTGGATGACGAACTGCCCCAACTCCGTGAGCGCGTCGGCCCACAGCCCGCCGATCGTGCAGTACACGGCGGTGATGGCACCGGTGATGAGGATGCCCTGGTTGAGCGAGATGCCGGTGAAGACGGACAACAGGGTCGCGATGGCGGCCCACTTGGCGCCCACGTCCACGATCTTCAGCAGCATGCCGGACCAGGCCAGCGCCTGCTGGGTCTTCAAGTCGTAGCGGTTCTTCAGGTATTCGAGCGGGGAAGCCACGTGGAGCCGGGAGCGCAGCCGGTTGATCCGCGGCGCGAACAGCTTCGAGCCGATGGCGATGCCCAGTGCGATGGGGAAGGACCAGGTGACGAACGAGGTGACGCCGTAGGTGTAGGCGATGCCCGCGTATCCGGTGAACATCACCGCGCTGTAGCCCGACATGTGGTGCGAGATGCCGGACAGCCACCACGGCATCTTGCCCCCGGCCGTGAAGAAGTCGCTGACATCGTCCACCCGTTTGTGGGACCAGATGCCGATCGCCACCATCACGCCGAAATAGCCGATGAGCACGGCCCAGTCGAGACCGTTCATATGCGCCCTCCCAGGGATCAGCCAGCGCTCATCGTGGGCGCCACCGCGTGGACACGACAAGCTGACGTCGGGTCAAAGGGAGGTAAAAATATTCGAGATGATGGCCTCGGTTCACCTATATGAACTCACCGCATCAGCTCCCCGGCGTTGACCAGCAACGACTGTCCGGTGATCGACCGCGCCCGGTCCGAGGCCAGGAACACCGTCGCGTCCGCCACGTCCCCGTCGGTCGCGAGATCGGGCAGTGCCATCCGCTCGGTCAGCCGCTTCAGCACGTCCGCCTCCGGCACCTTCTCGGTGTGCGCGGTGAACTGCACGTACGCCTGCACCGGCGGCCCCCACATCCAGCCCGGCAGCACGGTGTTGACCCGGATCCGGTCCGGCCCGAGCTCCCGCGCCAGCGAGTACATCGCACTGGTCAGCGCCCCCTTGGAGGCGGCGTACGCGGCCTGCCGCACCTGCGAGGGAGCGGCCACGGCCGACTGCGTCCCCACGAACACCACCGACCCCCCGACCGCCGCCCGCAACCCCGGCAGACAGGCCCGGGTCATCCGCAGCGACCCCAGCAGGTTCACGTCGACGACCGACTGCCAGGTCGCGAAGTCCGCGTCCTCCAGCCCGCCGAAGTAGCTGTCCCACGCGGCCACCTGCACCAGCGCGTCCAGCCGCCCGAACCGCTCCAGGGCCAACTCGGCGAGCGCGGCGCACTGTTGCTCGTCGGTGATGTCCGTCGGCCGGTACGCCGTGTGCGCCCCGTCCGGATCGATCTCGGCAGCGCTCTTCGCGAGATTCGCCTCGGTCCGCGCGCCCAGCACCGCGTTCCCCCCGTCCCGTACGACAGCCGCGGCCACCTGGTGACCCAGCCCGGCCCCGACTCCCGACACGACCACGGTCTTCCCGGAGAGAAGTGACATACCGGCGGCCTCCCTGCTCTGGCGCATTATCTGACGGGGCGTCAGAGTATGGGCGAGCGCTGGAGGAGGGAAGGTCCCATGGCAGAAGAGACCCGCAGCGAGACGTACGCCGAACTGGCCTCCGTAGGCCCCTACGGGGTCCGCCCCGGCCACGCCCTGATCACCATGGTCGAACCGCATCCCGGCCACGAGTACGCGTACAACCGCTGGTACGAGGACGACCACTACTACGCCGGCGCGATGGCCATGCCCTGGATGTTCGCGGGCCGCCGCTGGGTGGCCACCCGGGATCTCCAACTCCTGCGCGTCCCCGAGAAGTCGGCGGTGGCGCAGCCGGTGACGGCGGGCTGCTACCTCTCCGTGTACTGGGTGACGGACGGCCGCTACGACGACCACATGAAGTGGACGGTGGCCATCAACAAGCGCCTCAACCGCGACGCCCGCGTCTACCGCGACCGCACCCACGTCTTCACGGCCTTCCAGGACCACGAGGCCACGGTCTACCGGGACGGCGCGGCGGGCCCGAGGGACTTCCACGCCCTGGACCACCCGTACGCGGGCCTGGTCCTGGAGGTGATCGACGCCGAATCCCCGGAGCGGCGGGGAGAGTTGCTGGAGTGGCTGGTCGCCCGCCACCTCCCGAAGCGCCTGGCGGGCTCACCGGCGGCGATGGCGACGGTGTTCCGCCCGACCCCGCTGCCGGGCGACCGCATGACGTACGTGAAGCAGGTGGAGGGCGTGGACACCCGAGTGACGCTGCTGTGGTTCCTGGAGACGGACCCGAGGGAGTGCTGGGAGCAGTACTTCACCGACCTGGAGGACCCGGGCATGGGCCGCCGCGAGCTGCTGGCGCCTTTCGTCCCGACGGTTCCGGGCACGGACAAGTACGTGGATCAGCTTCGACAGGCCTTTTAGGGGCGCGGGGAACTGCGCGACCAGCCACGACGGCGCAGCAGACGACCGACTACTTCAACTCATCCGGACAAGGCGTCCCCCGCGGCACCGTATACGGCGCCGCCAACCGATACGTCCCCGCCCGTGGCGCCAGCAACATCGTCCACTTGTCCCCGTCCGCGTCCTCCTGCGTCTCCATCAGACACCCGTTGAGGTTCTCGAAGACCTTCGGCGAGGCGTCCCGCTCCTTCGACGCCTCCGTCTCCTGCGGCGGCTTCACCTTCTTGCCGTCCGCGTCGACGATCGACAGCCACGGCGAGTAGGGGATCCGGATCACGATCCGCCCGGCCTTGCGCACCCGCATGGTCATCTCACCCTGCGCCGCCCGGTCGACCACCGTGTTCGGCGAGGCCAGCGGCGCCGGGTCGGTCACCCGGAACAGCTGCCAGTTCGCGTCGCCCCAGATCTGCTTCAGATACGGCATCCCGCGCTGGACCAGCTCCCGCTCCCGCTCGCCCCCGTCCCCGTCCGGCTCGTCCTTCGGCACGACCACGAAGTGCACGGCCCACCGCTGGAGCCACTCGTGGTAGTTCGCGGAGTTGAGGGTGTCGTCGTAGAAGAGCGGGTTGCGCTCCATGTCGGCCTGCCGGTTCCAGCCCCGGGCGAGGTTGACGTACGGCGCGAGCGCGGACGCCTCGCGGTGGGAGGCGGCCGGTACGACCTCGACGCGGCCCTTCTCGGCGCCGACCTCCTGGAGCTCGTTGACGAGGGGCGCCAGCTCGCGCGCCCAGGACGCGGTCGGGGTCGTGTGGACGACGTCGTCGACGGACTTGAAGCCGATCCACACGGTGAAGCCGGCGAAGGCGACGACGATGGCGTACCACTTGCGGGTGCGCGGCACCGTGAACGGCAGCGCGGCCGCCAGGGCCACCCCCGCGAACAGCATGGACAGGCGCGAGATGTTCGAGCCGATCTGGGAGCTCACCAGCCAGACCAGGACGACCGAGAGGCTGTAGACCCCGGCCGTGATCCGGACCGTCGTCCACTCGCGCGGCACGAGGAGGTAGACGAGCAGGCCGTAGGCCAGGGGCAGCAGCACCGAGGCGATCTTCATCGGCTGGGTGCCGGAGAACGGGAAGAGCCAGGCCGACACGGCGACCACCACGGTGGGCGCGATGCCCAGCGCCCAGGCGCCCGGCCGTCGTTTCTGGAGGAAGAGAGCGACCGCGACCAGGCCCACGAACAGCCCGGCGACCGGGGACGCCATCGTGGCGAGGGCGGCGAGGGTGGCCGCGCAGGTGGCCTTGGCCCCGCGTTTGTGGCGCCAGCGGTGCGGCCAGCAGAAGACGACGGCGACCGCGCCGAGCGCGAAGACGGTGCCGAGGCCGAAGGTCACCCTTCCCGAGGCCGCGTTGCACAGGAAGGCGAAGACGCCCGCCAGCGAGGCCCACAGCGGGTTCCGCACCGACCGGCTGCGGATGAGGATCAGGGTGAGCAGCCCGGCCGAGACGGTACCGGCCAGCATCATCGTCGTACGCACGCCGAGGACCGACATCAGGTACGGCGAGACGATGCTGTACGACACCGGGTGCATGCCGCCGTACCAGGCGAGGTTGTACGCCGAGTCGGGGTGCCGGCCGACGAACTCGGCCCAGGCGTCCTGCGCCGCGAGATCGCCACCGCTGTTCGCGAACGTGAAGAACCAGACGATGTGGAGGATGCCGGAGAGCGCGGTGAGGGAGAGGACCGGGTGCCGCAGCAGCCGCTCGCGCAACGCGAGGAAGGCGGTCTCGGCGCGGCCGGCCCCACCGGTTCGGGGGTGGCCGGGTTCGGCTTCGGCGCTCCCGGTCTCGCCTGCGCCGGGGGTCGCGGTCTCGCCGGGTCCGGCTTCGGCCTCGGTGGTCGCGCCGGGTCCGGCTTCGGCTCCGGCTCCGGTGGTCGCGCCGGATGCGTCGGTCCCGTCTGCGGTCCTGGTCTCGTCGGCGGCGCAGGTCTCGTCGGCCCCGCCGGACTCGTCGACCCCGCCGGCCTCAGGCGACCTGTCGGTCCCGGGCTCCGCGGGCACCCGTATTCGCGGGCCGGTACCCGGGCCCGGGTCGGTCTCGTCGGCGCGTGTCGGCTCCGCAGTGGCCACCTGAAGGCACTCCCCGTGGTGTCCCGTCTTCATTTCCGGCCGCGTCCCAGCGGCGACCTGCCCCGGTTCGTGACGCTAGCACGCGGCCCGCCGGCCGGAACCCGGACGGGGTCCGGCCGACGGGCCGCGAAGGCGCGTCCGACCCGTTTCCGGGTCAGCTGACGCGGGTCAGCTTGTCGGCGAATCCCGGCTCGGTCAGATCCTTCTGAAGGGTGACCGGGACCGTGACCGCGCCTCCGTCGCCGTCACCGACGGTGAGGGTGCCGACCTTGGTGCCGGCCTTCGCGGTGTGCGGTACGTCGTCGGCGGTGAAGGACAGCTCGACCTTGAGGCCGGACCAGCCGACGGCGGTGACGTCCTTGGTCAGCACGACGGGTGTGTGCCCGCCGAGCCCGTCGTCGACGTACCCGACGACGTCGCCCTTCTTCAGGATCGTGGCGGACTTCAGCGCGTCCTGCGCCGCCAGGATCAGCTGCTTCCCGGCGGCCAGGGCGCCCGCGAGGATCGTGTTGTCCTCACCGCCGGCGGGCTGGCGCACCACGGCGCCGATGATCCGGTAGGTCTCGCCGTTCACTTCCTTCTTGGCGGCGAAGACGAGGTTGCCGAGGGCCGAGGTGGTGGTGCCGGTCTTGATGCCGACGACGTTGTTGTAGCCCACCAGGCGGTTGTAGTTGTTGTGCTTGTTGCCCTTGTAGTCGAAGTACGACATCACGGCCGCGACCTCGCGGAACGCGGGCAGCTCCATCGCCTTCCTGGCCAGCTTCACCTGGTCCACGGCCGTGCTCACCGTGGTGTTGTTC
Above is a window of Streptomyces griseorubiginosus DNA encoding:
- a CDS encoding sodium:solute symporter family protein — protein: MNGLDWAVLIGYFGVMVAIGIWSHKRVDDVSDFFTAGGKMPWWLSGISHHMSGYSAVMFTGYAGIAYTYGVTSFVTWSFPIALGIAIGSKLFAPRINRLRSRLHVASPLEYLKNRYDLKTQQALAWSGMLLKIVDVGAKWAAIATLLSVFTGISLNQGILITGAITAVYCTIGGLWADALTELGQFVIQLLAGVAMFIAVVLKLNDKGIGFLGAWDEPELQGHGEPLVGPYGTVFLLAFLFIKLFEYNGGMLNQAQRYMATASAKEAERSARLSAVLWLVWPLVLFFPMWMSPLLVDAQKPDGSDSYGLMTEQLLPHGLLGLVIVGFFSHTMAMCSSDANAIAAVFTRDCAPVVWRRARSWSQGQGLRVARITTVVFLGLSMAAATQVNSPTFKDIITVVIKWVAGLMGPMAIPMMLGLLRPFRRSGPTAALTSWSMGLLAFYLVNYPINDRVSGGVPLQYQVSIPLAVSLVLYILVGFIKPEDTPERLAIIEKINTDGDGEGAAAAAIPTPAGGVDDVIGTSARD
- a CDS encoding SDR family oxidoreductase; its protein translation is MSLLSGKTVVVSGVGAGLGHQVAAAVVRDGGNAVLGARTEANLAKSAAEIDPDGAHTAYRPTDITDEQQCAALAELALERFGRLDALVQVAAWDSYFGGLEDADFATWQSVVDVNLLGSLRMTRACLPGLRAAVGGSVVFVGTQSAVAAPSQVRQAAYAASKGALTSAMYSLARELGPDRIRVNTVLPGWMWGPPVQAYVQFTAHTEKVPEADVLKRLTERMALPDLATDGDVADATVFLASDRARSITGQSLLVNAGELMR
- a CDS encoding MFS transporter yields the protein MATAEPTRADETDPGPGTGPRIRVPAEPGTDRSPEAGGVDESGGADETCAADETRTADGTDASGATTGAGAEAGPGATTEAEAGPGETATPGAGETGSAEAEPGHPRTGGAGRAETAFLALRERLLRHPVLSLTALSGILHIVWFFTFANSGGDLAAQDAWAEFVGRHPDSAYNLAWYGGMHPVSYSIVSPYLMSVLGVRTTMMLAGTVSAGLLTLILIRSRSVRNPLWASLAGVFAFLCNAASGRVTFGLGTVFALGAVAVVFCWPHRWRHKRGAKATCAATLAALATMASPVAGLFVGLVAVALFLQKRRPGAWALGIAPTVVVAVSAWLFPFSGTQPMKIASVLLPLAYGLLVYLLVPREWTTVRITAGVYSLSVVLVWLVSSQIGSNISRLSMLFAGVALAAALPFTVPRTRKWYAIVVAFAGFTVWIGFKSVDDVVHTTPTASWARELAPLVNELQEVGAEKGRVEVVPAASHREASALAPYVNLARGWNRQADMERNPLFYDDTLNSANYHEWLQRWAVHFVVVPKDEPDGDGGERERELVQRGMPYLKQIWGDANWQLFRVTDPAPLASPNTVVDRAAQGEMTMRVRKAGRIVIRIPYSPWLSIVDADGKKVKPPQETEASKERDASPKVFENLNGCLMETQEDADGDKWTMLLAPRAGTYRLAAPYTVPRGTPCPDELK